A window from Gottschalkiaceae bacterium SANA encodes these proteins:
- a CDS encoding adenine phosphoribosyltransferase, with protein sequence MNLKEYVREIPDFPKPGIGFKDVFGIFGDPKALKDCIDQLAAIVSPDDYDVIIGPEARGFLVGMPVAYLKEKPFVPVRKPGKLPGEVVSIEYELEYGTDRLEMQKDSILPGQRVLILDDLLATGGTTKAMVKMVENAGAKIVACCFVMELDFLQGRSELTGYPVHSLIHYDAE encoded by the coding sequence ATGAACTTAAAAGAATATGTACGTGAGATTCCAGATTTTCCAAAACCAGGAATTGGTTTTAAAGATGTTTTTGGTATTTTTGGTGATCCCAAGGCCTTGAAGGATTGTATCGATCAATTAGCCGCAATTGTTTCACCAGATGATTATGATGTAATTATTGGACCTGAAGCCCGTGGATTTTTAGTGGGTATGCCCGTTGCATATCTTAAAGAAAAGCCCTTTGTTCCTGTACGAAAGCCAGGAAAATTACCTGGAGAAGTTGTATCCATTGAGTACGAACTAGAATATGGAACAGATCGTCTTGAAATGCAAAAGGATTCAATTCTTCCTGGACAGCGTGTATTAATATTGGATGATTTGCTAGCAACCGGAGGAACAACCAAGGCCATGGTTAAAATGGTAGAAAATGCTGGAGCGAAGATTGTCGCATGTTGTTTTGTGATGGAACTTGATTTTCTTCAAGGTCGCAGCGAATTGACTGGATATCCGGTGCATAGTTTGATTCATTATGACGCAGAGTAA
- the secD gene encoding protein translocase subunit SecD encodes MNGKKVAILVLVIAIILGITGISVQGLTLGENSVLPVGDQIKQGLDLSGGVYVVLEAQTDSTGDELAQKMNEAKLIIEQRVNGLGVSEPTVVIEGEDRIRVELPGLDNTQEAISLIGQTAKLEFRYLPSYVNLTEFAALSVEDQQAYFSENSVVAITGDQVTKSEAGINENDLGQSTPVVTLGLNDDGAQAFEEATRELNQRADRNLRTLFIMLDGVVISSPEVPPGLVIDDGKAIIEGGFATVEDAANLAMLIKAGSLPVDLVEIQSSVIGPTLGLESMERSVKAALIGMAIIFLFMLIVYRVPGFVADLNLLVYICIVLWTMAKIGAVLTLPGIAGMILSIGMAVDANVVIFERIREEIRNGKTPRSAVDSGFKRALRTVLDANITTLIAGVVLYAFGMGPIKGFAVTLIIGLIASLITAVFLTRFVLNLVIDTKLFNSKTAFGVK; translated from the coding sequence ATGAACGGAAAGAAAGTAGCCATTCTGGTTTTGGTAATCGCTATTATCCTTGGAATAACAGGGATTAGTGTACAAGGCCTTACTTTGGGCGAAAATTCCGTCTTGCCGGTAGGCGATCAAATCAAACAGGGTTTGGACCTAAGCGGCGGGGTTTATGTGGTGCTAGAAGCACAAACGGACTCAACAGGCGATGAATTGGCTCAGAAAATGAACGAAGCAAAATTGATTATTGAACAGCGGGTAAATGGTTTGGGTGTGAGTGAGCCGACTGTTGTAATTGAAGGTGAAGATCGAATTCGAGTGGAGTTGCCAGGACTGGACAATACACAAGAAGCGATTAGTCTGATTGGACAGACTGCGAAACTTGAGTTTCGTTATCTGCCGTCATATGTGAATTTAACAGAATTTGCAGCCTTGTCGGTAGAAGATCAACAGGCTTACTTCAGCGAAAATAGTGTGGTTGCCATAACTGGTGATCAGGTCACCAAATCAGAAGCGGGCATTAATGAAAATGATCTTGGCCAATCGACTCCTGTTGTGACTTTAGGTTTGAACGACGATGGCGCTCAAGCTTTTGAAGAAGCAACGCGTGAATTGAATCAGCGGGCAGACCGAAACTTACGTACCTTGTTTATTATGTTAGATGGTGTCGTGATTTCGTCACCAGAGGTACCGCCAGGATTGGTGATTGATGATGGTAAAGCCATTATCGAAGGTGGATTTGCGACTGTAGAAGATGCAGCGAATCTTGCCATGCTAATCAAAGCGGGTTCTTTACCTGTTGACTTGGTGGAGATTCAATCCTCGGTAATTGGACCGACTTTGGGTCTGGAATCCATGGAGAGAAGTGTAAAAGCGGCCTTGATCGGCATGGCGATTATTTTCTTGTTTATGCTGATTGTTTATCGTGTGCCAGGATTTGTTGCAGACTTGAACCTTTTGGTTTATATCTGTATCGTATTGTGGACCATGGCGAAGATTGGCGCGGTATTAACCCTTCCAGGAATTGCCGGTATGATTTTATCTATCGGTATGGCAGTCGATGCGAATGTTGTAATCTTTGAACGGATTCGCGAAGAAATTCGCAATGGAAAGACGCCGCGGTCTGCTGTAGACAGCGGATTCAAACGAGCCTTGCGCACTGTGTTGGATGCAAATATCACAACATTGATTGCCGGGGTCGTCTTGTACGCCTTTGGTATGGGTCCAATTAAAGGATTTGCAGTAACCTTGATTATTGGTTTGATTGCGTCATTGATTACAGCGGTATTCTTGACACGTTTTGTCTTGAATCTTGTAATCGATACAAAACTATTCAATTCCAAGACAGCATTTGGCGTGAAGTAG
- a CDS encoding coproporphyrinogen III oxidase: MKFYVDERLVSHGAYEIFRAFFREEFDRVPFEVLESCQGFFAALWFDDRIENLNMVIFDGVKRQQASIALKSEFSSREFKLIQRQLVYRTARDFCGHELPWGLLTGIRPTKMIAQERNKGKNEEEIRSYLRDVHYVSKEKIDVIFEVDAIERPFLEAVKANSYSLYVGIPFCPTRCSYCSFPSYARNHHESWVAPYLDKLDLELQETANLFEKWTLSSVYIGGGTPTALHVDELRRVIRLIRSYFSVPEELEFTVEAGRPDTLDDAMLKMLRAEKINRISINPQTMNDETLVRIGRSHDSKAVVDVFYKARKFGFEEINMDLIVGLPGENKKELERTLFEIGKLQPDHLTVHSLAVKRASSLGEKAYRHEHEEGWAGTDQVLYQFAKKNKYVPYYLYRQKNIVGNLENVGFTKPEHLNLYNIYIMSDQQTIAACGVGAVSKFVYSDQIKRVPNAKSIPDYLKNMEDKLEKKASLLTKFGEYDINTGKFIDSNDEDE, from the coding sequence ATGAAATTTTATGTAGATGAAAGACTGGTCTCTCATGGGGCGTATGAAATTTTCCGTGCGTTTTTCCGAGAAGAATTCGATCGGGTGCCTTTTGAAGTCCTGGAAAGTTGTCAGGGCTTTTTTGCTGCCCTTTGGTTTGATGATCGGATAGAAAACTTGAATATGGTGATTTTTGATGGCGTCAAGCGGCAGCAGGCATCAATTGCTTTGAAATCGGAATTTTCTTCGCGAGAATTTAAGCTCATCCAGCGACAGTTGGTGTATCGAACCGCACGAGACTTTTGTGGACACGAATTACCCTGGGGACTTTTAACAGGCATTCGACCGACAAAGATGATTGCGCAAGAACGTAACAAGGGCAAAAATGAAGAGGAGATTCGTAGCTATCTTCGAGACGTGCATTATGTTTCGAAAGAAAAGATCGATGTGATTTTCGAGGTTGATGCCATCGAACGTCCATTTCTAGAAGCAGTAAAAGCAAATTCATATAGTTTGTATGTGGGCATTCCATTTTGCCCGACACGATGTTCTTATTGTTCATTTCCTTCCTATGCACGAAATCACCATGAATCATGGGTGGCACCTTATCTGGATAAGTTGGACCTCGAGTTGCAGGAGACGGCTAATCTTTTTGAAAAGTGGACCTTGTCGAGTGTGTATATTGGCGGTGGAACACCGACGGCACTCCATGTGGATGAATTGAGACGGGTGATTCGTTTGATTCGGTCCTATTTTTCTGTTCCGGAGGAGCTTGAGTTCACGGTTGAAGCGGGACGGCCCGATACTTTGGACGATGCCATGTTAAAGATGCTTAGGGCAGAAAAAATCAACCGCATCAGTATCAACCCGCAAACCATGAACGATGAGACGCTGGTTCGCATCGGAAGAAGTCATGATTCGAAGGCTGTTGTAGATGTGTTTTATAAAGCGCGGAAATTTGGTTTTGAAGAAATTAACATGGATCTGATTGTGGGTCTTCCAGGAGAGAACAAAAAGGAGTTAGAAAGAACCCTTTTTGAAATCGGCAAGCTTCAACCGGATCATCTTACTGTTCATAGTTTGGCGGTGAAACGCGCGTCTTCATTAGGCGAGAAAGCCTATCGACATGAACATGAAGAAGGTTGGGCAGGAACTGATCAAGTTTTGTATCAATTTGCTAAGAAAAACAAGTATGTTCCCTATTACTTGTATCGTCAGAAGAATATTGTTGGAAATTTGGAAAATGTGGGTTTTACAAAGCCCGAGCATTTGAATTTATATAACATTTATATCATGAGTGATCAGCAAACCATCGCAGCATGCGGGGTGGGTGCAGTCAGTAAATTCGTTTATAGCGATCAGATCAAGCGGGTTCCAAATGCAAAGAGCATTCCGGATTATTTAAAAAATATGGAAGATAAGTTGGAGAAGAAAGCGAGCTTATTGACGAAGTTTGGTGAATATGATATAAATACAGGTAAGTTCATAGATAGCAATGATGAAGATGAGTAA
- the secF gene encoding protein translocase subunit SecF, whose amino-acid sequence MKIQIIKRRKTFYILSSLVIIAGLVMGMINGLNYGIDFTGGTLLQISLGQEVSVDDVRVITDAFDTEAEVVHAGDVNQEVMIKTQTNLTPEQRTAVFKEFQAKYNLPDDAFIKSEKFGPSVGEEIRRNAYLSIGIATLLMLLYITVRFEFRFGVAAVAALIHDVLIALSVYSIFRLQVNSSFVAAILTIVGYSINDTIVLFDRVRENRKSMKRGEYETLIDSSIGQTMTRTINTSITTLVAILCLYIFGVTAIREFALPLLVGVMVGTYSSIFIASPAWYEMMIRDKHQQRSYSGKNA is encoded by the coding sequence ATGAAGATTCAAATTATTAAAAGAAGAAAAACATTTTACATCCTTTCTAGCCTGGTAATCATTGCTGGACTTGTGATGGGAATGATCAATGGCTTGAATTATGGAATTGATTTTACTGGTGGAACCCTGCTTCAGATCAGTTTGGGGCAAGAAGTGAGTGTTGATGATGTTCGGGTAATTACCGATGCTTTTGATACGGAAGCCGAGGTGGTTCATGCAGGTGATGTCAATCAAGAGGTCATGATCAAAACACAGACGAACTTAACGCCGGAACAGAGAACGGCGGTTTTTAAAGAATTCCAAGCAAAATATAACTTACCGGATGATGCTTTTATCAAATCTGAGAAATTTGGACCTTCCGTTGGGGAAGAAATTCGAAGAAATGCCTATCTTTCAATCGGTATTGCAACGCTATTAATGCTCTTGTATATCACCGTGCGATTTGAATTTAGATTTGGCGTGGCGGCAGTAGCGGCATTAATCCATGATGTTTTGATCGCATTGAGTGTCTATTCGATTTTCCGACTACAGGTTAACAGCTCATTTGTAGCTGCGATTTTAACGATTGTCGGGTATTCAATCAATGATACGATCGTCTTGTTTGATCGAGTGCGTGAAAATCGCAAATCGATGAAGCGTGGAGAATACGAAACATTAATTGACTCGAGTATCGGCCAGACGATGACACGAACCATCAATACATCGATAACGACCTTGGTTGCGATTCTATGCTTGTACATCTTCGGTGTGACAGCCATTCGAGAATTTGCACTTCCATTACTCGTAGGTGTTATGGTGGGAACCTATTCATCAATCTTTATTGCAAGCCCAGCTTGGTATGAGATGATGATTCGAGACAAGCATCAGCAAAGATCGTACTCAGGAAAAAATGCTTAA
- a CDS encoding MBL fold metallo-hydrolase, with product MKLKRFTAPPYMTNTYCLYDTESQEGIFIDLTGDLTGIHAWLEAEKLTILASLFTHAHGDHFPQSAPAWSLKFPWYAHKNALVAFEDPTINLSEEIYGEEVVYTEVLALSDSMEQNIGKFHFEVMETPGHTAGSVCYRFGQVIFSGDTLFKESVGRTDLPTGSMVILTDSLNRMFSQWTEDFFVYPGHGPQTSMEYERRVNPYLEGKR from the coding sequence ATGAAGTTGAAACGATTTACGGCACCGCCTTATATGACAAATACCTATTGTCTTTATGATACGGAAAGCCAAGAAGGAATATTTATTGATTTAACCGGCGATTTAACTGGTATTCATGCTTGGTTGGAAGCTGAGAAACTTACGATTCTTGCTTCCTTATTCACTCATGCCCACGGCGATCACTTTCCACAATCAGCACCAGCATGGAGTTTGAAATTTCCATGGTATGCCCACAAAAATGCTCTTGTGGCTTTCGAAGATCCTACAATTAATTTGTCGGAAGAAATCTATGGAGAAGAAGTTGTTTATACTGAAGTATTAGCTCTATCGGATTCCATGGAACAAAACATTGGAAAATTTCATTTCGAAGTCATGGAGACTCCGGGGCACACAGCTGGATCTGTTTGTTATCGATTCGGACAAGTCATATTTAGTGGTGATACCCTCTTTAAAGAAAGTGTGGGTCGTACAGACTTGCCAACAGGGTCTATGGTGATTTTAACAGATAGTCTAAATCGTATGTTTTCGCAATGGACGGAAGATTTTTTTGTTTATCCTGGTCATGGGCCACAAACGAGTATGGAGTATGAGCGACGAGTGAATCCGTACCTTGAGGGGAAAAGATGA
- the dtd gene encoding D-aminoacyl-tRNA deacylase — MRAVVQRVKSASVEVNQKCIGKIEKGLLIYLGISHDDESSDLGYMADKISHLRIFEDEDEKMNRSLLDEKGEILLVSQFTLYGDVRKGRRPSFIQAARPKQARPLYEELIALLKERGIVVARGEFGADMKVSSVNDGPVTLLLDSKKGF, encoded by the coding sequence ATGAGAGCGGTTGTGCAGAGGGTGAAAAGCGCTTCGGTTGAAGTGAATCAAAAATGCATCGGGAAAATCGAAAAGGGTTTATTGATTTATTTGGGGATAAGCCATGATGATGAAAGTTCAGATCTGGGGTACATGGCGGATAAGATTTCTCATCTTCGTATCTTTGAAGATGAGGATGAGAAAATGAATCGTTCACTCTTGGATGAAAAGGGCGAAATCTTGTTGGTTTCACAGTTCACCCTGTATGGCGATGTGCGAAAGGGCAGACGTCCTAGTTTTATTCAAGCTGCAAGGCCCAAGCAAGCAAGGCCTTTATATGAGGAATTGATTGCTTTGTTGAAGGAACGCGGTATCGTGGTTGCGAGGGGAGAATTTGGAGCCGACATGAAGGTTTCCAGTGTCAATGATGGCCCTGTAACCCTGTTATTGGATAGCAAAAAGGGGTTTTAA
- the aspS_1 gene encoding aspartate--tRNA ligase: METMGNLRRTHYCGELRESNVDENVVLMGWVQKRRSLGGLVFVDLRDTEGICQIVFDPDDQVDLFEKASSLRSEFVIAVKGLVKPRESVNSELPSGKIEVVASELRILDTAETPPIYIKDDDQVSETKRLQYRYLDLRKASMQNRLKLRAKVAKVVRDFYEENRFIEVETPMLNKPTPEGARDYLVPSRVNPGKFYALPQSPQIMKQLLMVSGMDRYYQIVKCFRDEDLRANRQPEFTQIDVEMSFVDVEDIIELHEKLIARIFREIRGIEFETPFMRLTYKEAMERFGSDKPDLRFGSEITDLGSVFEDSEFKVFSSALEGGGTIRAINAKGCATAFSKKGISKLEKHAKLYGAKGLIWVRRTEEGLESSILKFLKDTEIEALFETMDAEAGDMIFLVSGDYDTTVTALGQLRLEIARKMDWLNPDEFKVLWITEFPVFEYSKEADRYMAKHHPFTHPMEEDIEKMETDPKNARAKAYDIVINGEEIGGGSIRINNGELQAKMFKALGFTEEEAMHQFGFLINAFRFGTPPHGGIAFGLDRLVMTLSGTENIRDVVAFPKTQSATCLMTEAPTTISQQQLDEANIRVEIEEKE, from the coding sequence ATGGAAACAATGGGTAATCTGCGCCGTACGCATTATTGCGGCGAACTGAGAGAATCAAATGTTGATGAAAATGTAGTATTAATGGGGTGGGTGCAAAAGCGAAGAAGCCTAGGCGGACTTGTATTTGTTGATCTGCGAGATACGGAAGGGATTTGTCAGATCGTTTTTGATCCAGATGATCAAGTCGATCTGTTTGAAAAAGCATCAAGCCTGCGCAGTGAATTTGTTATTGCTGTAAAGGGGCTTGTAAAACCGCGTGAATCCGTTAACTCTGAACTTCCTTCGGGGAAAATTGAGGTTGTAGCATCGGAATTGCGTATTCTTGATACAGCGGAGACGCCTCCAATCTACATCAAGGATGATGATCAGGTATCTGAAACCAAACGTCTGCAGTACAGATATTTGGATCTACGGAAGGCTTCCATGCAGAATCGATTGAAACTGCGTGCAAAAGTGGCTAAAGTCGTTCGTGATTTTTATGAAGAAAACCGTTTTATTGAAGTTGAAACTCCGATGTTGAACAAACCAACACCGGAAGGCGCACGGGATTATTTGGTGCCAAGCCGAGTCAATCCAGGTAAATTCTACGCCCTACCTCAATCGCCGCAAATTATGAAGCAATTATTGATGGTATCTGGGATGGACCGTTATTACCAAATCGTTAAATGTTTCCGCGATGAAGACCTTCGCGCCAATCGTCAGCCGGAATTTACACAAATTGACGTTGAAATGTCATTTGTAGATGTGGAAGACATTATTGAATTACATGAAAAGTTAATTGCACGTATCTTCCGTGAGATTCGAGGTATTGAATTTGAAACGCCATTTATGCGTTTGACATACAAAGAAGCCATGGAACGATTTGGGTCAGATAAGCCAGATCTGCGATTCGGATCAGAAATTACTGACTTAGGATCTGTTTTTGAAGATTCAGAATTCAAAGTATTTTCTTCAGCGCTCGAGGGCGGTGGAACGATTCGCGCAATCAATGCAAAGGGATGCGCAACTGCCTTTTCAAAAAAAGGAATTTCCAAATTGGAGAAGCATGCCAAGCTATATGGCGCAAAGGGTTTGATTTGGGTGAGAAGAACTGAAGAGGGCCTTGAATCATCCATTTTGAAATTCTTAAAAGATACAGAGATTGAAGCTTTGTTTGAAACAATGGACGCAGAAGCAGGCGATATGATTTTCTTGGTTTCTGGTGACTACGACACAACGGTTACAGCCTTGGGGCAATTGCGTCTAGAAATTGCGAGAAAAATGGATTGGTTGAATCCTGACGAGTTCAAGGTTCTTTGGATTACAGAATTCCCTGTCTTTGAATATTCAAAGGAAGCAGACCGTTATATGGCCAAACATCACCCGTTTACCCATCCGATGGAAGAAGATATCGAAAAAATGGAGACGGATCCGAAAAACGCTAGAGCAAAAGCCTATGATATTGTAATCAATGGTGAAGAGATCGGCGGGGGCAGCATTCGAATCAATAATGGTGAACTTCAAGCGAAGATGTTTAAAGCACTGGGATTTACAGAAGAAGAAGCCATGCATCAATTCGGTTTCCTAATCAATGCTTTCCGTTTTGGAACACCACCACACGGCGGGATTGCATTTGGCTTGGATCGCTTGGTGATGACGCTCTCGGGTACAGAAAACATCCGCGACGTTGTAGCCTTTCCCAAGACTCAGAGTGCCACATGCTTGATGACGGAAGCGCCAACGACCATTTCGCAACAGCAGTTGGATGAAGCGAATATACGCGTGGAAATAGAAGAAAAAGAGTAA
- a CDS encoding asparaginase, which translates to MKNKIAIVFTGGTISMKVDPRLNAVIPALTNDEILAMISNIERYSAIEVVNFARLPSPHITPDIMCSLAKTIQEQLDRDDITGVVVTHGTDTLEETAYFLDLILPPTKPIVIVGSMRSGSELGYDGPSNLAAAICTAISPASQNKGVLVVMNNEVNAAREVTKTNTLALNTFRSPEFGPLGIVDNDEVIYYRILDPHQHYPIDHLESRVALFKSTAGANSDFIDHALALGYKGIVIEALGRGNVPPEMAEGIYRALDQGVPVVIVSRCPTGRVRDTYGYEGAGKILHDRGAIFGYNLPGQKARIKLMVALSVTSNVQEIRSMFEMQPY; encoded by the coding sequence ATGAAGAATAAAATTGCCATTGTCTTTACGGGCGGTACCATTTCCATGAAGGTGGATCCGCGTCTTAATGCCGTGATTCCTGCATTAACAAACGATGAAATCTTAGCTATGATTTCCAATATTGAACGATATTCAGCGATTGAAGTCGTCAACTTTGCGCGCCTGCCCAGTCCCCATATCACGCCGGACATTATGTGTTCTCTCGCAAAAACAATTCAAGAACAACTCGATCGCGATGATATTACCGGTGTCGTTGTCACTCACGGAACAGATACGTTAGAGGAAACCGCCTATTTTCTAGACTTGATCCTTCCGCCGACGAAACCGATTGTTATTGTTGGTTCCATGAGAAGTGGATCCGAATTGGGCTACGATGGCCCCAGCAACCTGGCCGCCGCAATTTGTACCGCAATTTCACCAGCATCCCAAAACAAGGGTGTCCTTGTTGTTATGAACAATGAAGTGAACGCAGCCAGAGAAGTAACCAAGACCAATACCTTGGCTTTAAATACATTCCGATCACCTGAATTCGGTCCTCTAGGCATTGTGGACAACGATGAGGTCATTTACTATCGAATCTTAGATCCCCATCAGCATTACCCCATCGATCACTTAGAGAGTCGTGTGGCCCTCTTTAAATCAACAGCTGGTGCCAATTCTGATTTCATTGACCATGCACTTGCTCTGGGATACAAAGGAATTGTCATCGAAGCACTTGGACGAGGAAATGTACCCCCTGAAATGGCAGAGGGGATCTATCGTGCACTGGACCAAGGTGTTCCCGTGGTAATCGTATCTCGTTGCCCAACAGGTCGTGTTCGGGACACATACGGCTATGAAGGCGCTGGAAAAATACTCCATGATCGTGGAGCAATTTTTGGCTATAATCTACCGGGACAAAAAGCACGGATCAAATTGATGGTCGCACTAAGCGTTACATCCAATGTACAGGAAATTCGCTCCATGTTTGAAATGCAACCATACTAA
- a CDS encoding bifunctional (p)ppGpp synthetase/guanosine-3',5'-bis(diphosphate) 3'-pyrophosphohydrolase — protein MELSQLLDRMETASSEEKKLIESAYLLAKDAYEGQKRNSGEDFIIHPLKVAYNLVELSMDVPTIIAGILHDIIEDTDVSYEQLAEIFGQEVADLVEGVTKLTKIQYKTKEERKAENLRKMVIAMSKDIRVIIIKLNDRLHNMRTLEYMSEAKKKEKATETLEIYAPIANRLGMFRIKSELEDLALKHLDPEGYYDLREKISMNKASREAYIEKIVSQLREKLDETSVEYAIKGRPKHFYSIYKKMVYQHKSFEEIFDLMALRVIVKTVKDCYGVLGIVHTLWKPLPGRFKDYIAMPKPNFYQSLHTTVIGPSGEIFEIQIRTEEMHYTAEYGIAAHWKYKEGVQGKSELGEKLTWVRQMIELQEDSDDSKEFMDSLKLDLFRNEVFVFTPNGDVINLPAGSTPVDFAYRVHSAVGDKCTGAIVDGRIVPLDYKLKNGNIIKILTSSNSNGPSRDWLKIAASSHAKNKIRQYFKRIDRDQNIIIGKDKIEREVKREGYRMTTLLKDEWMDQILKKHKFSKIDELYLAVGTGSGAITATQIVRILIQFHEELTNKKQPETSIEEVSFSAPPSRPRKQNTQGIRVKGVDNIKVRFSKCCNPVPGDEIVGYITRGRGVSVHRMDCPNLQDLSKDTRFIDVEWDHGEQASYAAQIQVVASDKAGLLSQITQVISEVELTVSSLNAKTNKEGVAIINMTVEIKDVKQLDKMMKRIKSLSEVIDVYRMTT, from the coding sequence ATGGAATTAAGCCAATTGCTAGATCGAATGGAAACTGCATCTTCTGAAGAAAAAAAGCTGATTGAATCAGCGTATCTCTTGGCGAAAGACGCCTATGAGGGACAAAAAAGAAATTCTGGGGAAGATTTTATTATCCACCCGCTGAAAGTTGCTTACAACCTTGTTGAACTGAGCATGGATGTACCGACGATTATCGCGGGTATTTTGCATGACATCATTGAAGACACCGATGTAAGCTATGAGCAATTGGCAGAGATTTTTGGCCAGGAGGTTGCAGACCTTGTTGAGGGCGTAACCAAATTGACTAAAATTCAATATAAGACGAAGGAAGAACGGAAGGCGGAAAATCTTCGGAAGATGGTTATTGCCATGTCCAAGGATATTCGTGTCATCATTATTAAACTAAATGACCGTCTCCACAATATGCGAACACTTGAGTATATGTCGGAGGCGAAGAAGAAGGAAAAAGCAACAGAAACCTTGGAAATATATGCTCCGATCGCCAATCGGCTGGGTATGTTTCGAATTAAGTCGGAACTTGAAGATTTAGCGCTGAAGCATTTGGATCCAGAAGGATACTACGACTTGCGTGAAAAAATCTCCATGAATAAGGCTTCTCGAGAAGCGTATATTGAAAAGATTGTCTCGCAACTGCGAGAAAAATTGGATGAAACAAGCGTGGAATATGCCATTAAAGGCAGACCCAAGCATTTTTACAGCATTTATAAGAAAATGGTCTATCAGCATAAATCTTTTGAAGAGATTTTTGATCTTATGGCGCTGCGAGTGATCGTAAAGACGGTAAAGGATTGTTATGGGGTTTTAGGCATTGTTCATACTCTTTGGAAGCCATTGCCGGGACGCTTTAAAGATTATATTGCCATGCCGAAACCCAATTTTTATCAATCTCTTCATACTACGGTAATTGGACCGAGTGGAGAAATTTTTGAAATTCAAATTCGAACCGAAGAAATGCACTATACTGCAGAGTATGGGATCGCAGCTCATTGGAAGTACAAAGAGGGCGTGCAAGGAAAAAGCGAGTTGGGCGAAAAACTGACTTGGGTTCGTCAGATGATCGAACTGCAAGAGGATTCTGATGACTCTAAAGAATTTATGGATTCCTTAAAATTGGATTTATTCCGAAATGAGGTTTTTGTTTTTACACCGAATGGAGATGTCATTAATCTACCGGCTGGTTCGACTCCGGTTGATTTTGCTTATCGTGTACATTCCGCAGTGGGAGATAAGTGTACCGGTGCGATTGTGGACGGGCGGATTGTTCCCTTAGATTATAAATTGAAAAATGGCAATATTATTAAAATTTTGACCTCTTCAAATAGCAACGGCCCGAGCAGGGACTGGCTGAAAATAGCCGCAAGTAGTCATGCGAAAAATAAAATTCGCCAATACTTCAAGCGAATTGACAGAGATCAAAACATTATTATTGGAAAAGACAAGATTGAGCGGGAAGTCAAGCGAGAAGGCTACCGCATGACAACACTTTTGAAAGATGAGTGGATGGATCAAATCTTGAAAAAACATAAATTCTCGAAGATTGATGAGTTATATTTGGCTGTTGGTACGGGTTCGGGTGCCATAACTGCAACCCAGATCGTTAGAATTTTGATTCAATTCCACGAGGAACTTACGAACAAGAAACAGCCTGAAACAAGTATTGAGGAAGTGTCATTTTCAGCGCCGCCATCACGACCGAGAAAACAAAACACCCAAGGGATTCGCGTCAAGGGCGTTGACAATATTAAAGTTCGATTTTCAAAATGTTGCAACCCAGTTCCTGGCGATGAAATTGTCGGCTATATTACAAGAGGACGTGGGGTTTCTGTTCATCGAATGGATTGTCCCAACCTTCAAGACCTCAGCAAAGATACTCGATTTATTGACGTTGAGTGGGATCATGGAGAACAAGCTTCTTATGCGGCACAAATTCAAGTTGTTGCAAGTGATAAAGCGGGATTGCTCAGCCAAATTACCCAGGTGATCTCCGAGGTGGAACTTACGGTTTCGTCTTTGAATGCAAAGACGAATAAGGAAGGGGTTGCCATTATCAACATGACGGTCGAGATCAAGGACGTGAAGCAATTGGATAAAATGATGAAACGAATCAAGTCTCTTTCTGAAGTGATTGATGTATATAGAATGACGACATAG